Proteins encoded within one genomic window of Halocatena marina:
- a CDS encoding non-histone chromosomal MC1 family protein, translating into MARSTDDKRNFALRESSGQESSVFSGRTPRQAALKAARRLEPASSEQEAERTHIELREKGTKKVHIYEGWAWEEDAPDDKPDWMPDRITEANVSKQGIEHLDEI; encoded by the coding sequence ATGGCACGCAGTACGGATGACAAACGAAATTTTGCGCTCAGAGAATCAAGTGGACAGGAATCGAGTGTGTTTTCCGGGCGAACACCACGTCAGGCTGCACTGAAGGCGGCTCGACGATTGGAGCCGGCATCATCAGAACAGGAGGCAGAACGCACGCATATAGAACTCCGTGAGAAAGGCACGAAGAAGGTACACATCTACGAAGGGTGGGCGTGGGAAGAAGACGCCCCTGATGACAAACCTGACTGGATGCCTGATCGAATTACCGAGGCTAACGTCTCGAAGCAGGGTATAGAACATCTTGACGAGATCTGA
- the pheT gene encoding phenylalanine--tRNA ligase subunit beta gives MPVVDIDTDDLRHLASTENSDDVLKRDLFALGLEYEGETEDGELQFEFAPDRLDRLSVEGVARSLRYQYGHDRGVYVPSTNDSQWVIEVDESVPEERPYVTGAVVRGLDMSEESLQSLIQLQEKLHATMGRKRAKGAIGVHDLTMLKGSRAESGASGSEQTKTITYRGLAPDEDRFVPLDGDSDYTPEEVLSEHPTGEQYADLVTEYERYPAIYDDIGLFSFPPVINGRRTEVTENSRDLFIEMTGTDQWTIDKMCTIVCYALDARGGQVERVTVEYPDTELDRPDLSVTEKTVEHERIESILGVDLTTENVVDYLERAGLDANPTTDERRYEVAVPPYRVDVLHSIDLIDDIGRAYGFNELEPRYPDVSTIGGCHDRTLLEDAVRDVLVGVGFEDTLNFYLGSERECFDRMNIDLTSQASDENPVGVAPPATIEEPYSEEYTIVRTWALPSLLMVLENNTHRSYPQTLAEIGLAAHIDEQEETKVAERRTVAAVLARTDASYEDAKATLQTIARAFDADLSTPPTSHPSFIDGRTADVVFDGQSAGVIGEIHPSVLVEHDLEVPVAAFEFDLETIE, from the coding sequence ATGCCAGTCGTTGACATCGACACGGACGATCTTCGTCACCTTGCCTCGACGGAGAACTCTGACGACGTGCTGAAGCGCGATCTATTCGCACTCGGTCTGGAGTACGAAGGCGAAACCGAGGACGGAGAGCTGCAGTTCGAGTTCGCTCCGGATCGGCTCGATCGCCTCAGCGTCGAAGGTGTCGCGCGCTCGCTCCGATACCAATACGGCCACGACCGAGGGGTCTACGTTCCGAGCACGAACGACTCGCAGTGGGTCATCGAAGTAGACGAATCGGTTCCCGAAGAGCGTCCCTACGTTACTGGTGCGGTCGTTCGCGGGCTCGACATGAGTGAGGAGAGCTTGCAGTCGCTCATCCAACTTCAGGAGAAACTTCACGCGACGATGGGACGAAAGCGCGCGAAGGGAGCCATCGGGGTCCACGATCTCACGATGCTCAAAGGCAGTCGGGCAGAAAGCGGCGCATCAGGATCCGAGCAGACTAAGACGATCACGTATCGGGGTCTTGCTCCGGACGAGGATCGATTCGTTCCACTGGACGGCGACAGCGATTACACCCCCGAAGAAGTGCTCTCGGAGCATCCGACTGGTGAGCAGTACGCCGATCTCGTAACCGAGTACGAACGCTACCCTGCGATCTACGACGACATCGGGTTGTTTTCGTTCCCTCCCGTGATCAACGGCCGTCGGACTGAGGTCACGGAGAACTCTCGGGATCTGTTCATCGAGATGACTGGAACCGATCAGTGGACTATCGACAAGATGTGTACCATTGTCTGCTACGCGCTCGATGCGCGCGGGGGCCAAGTCGAACGGGTTACGGTCGAGTATCCTGACACAGAACTGGATCGGCCTGATCTCTCTGTTACGGAGAAAACCGTCGAACACGAGCGCATCGAATCGATTCTTGGCGTTGATCTCACGACTGAGAACGTTGTCGACTACCTCGAACGAGCTGGGTTGGACGCCAATCCGACGACCGATGAGCGTCGGTACGAGGTCGCTGTTCCTCCGTACAGGGTTGATGTGCTCCATTCGATCGATCTCATCGACGATATCGGACGGGCCTACGGTTTCAACGAGCTCGAACCGCGCTATCCGGACGTGAGCACCATCGGTGGCTGTCACGACCGGACGCTACTCGAAGACGCTGTTCGGGACGTACTTGTGGGAGTGGGCTTCGAAGACACGCTGAACTTTTATCTCGGTAGTGAACGCGAATGCTTCGATCGGATGAATATCGACCTCACGTCCCAGGCTTCGGATGAGAATCCCGTTGGAGTCGCGCCCCCTGCGACGATCGAAGAGCCATACAGCGAGGAGTACACCATTGTCAGAACGTGGGCGCTTCCGTCGCTCTTGATGGTGCTGGAGAACAACACCCACCGGTCGTATCCACAGACGCTCGCTGAAATCGGCTTAGCGGCCCACATCGACGAGCAAGAGGAGACGAAGGTTGCGGAACGCCGGACTGTCGCAGCAGTTCTCGCGCGGACAGACGCAAGCTACGAGGACGCAAAGGCAACCCTGCAAACGATCGCACGCGCGTTTGATGCAGATCTTAGCACGCCACCGACCAGCCACCCGAGCTTCATCGATGGACGCACCGCGGACGTGGTGTTCGACGGCCAATCGGCTGGCGTCATCGGTGAGATTCACCCCAGTGTGCTCGTCGAACACGATTTAGAAGTGCCAGTCGCGGCGTTCGAGTTCGATCTGGAAACGATCGAGTGA
- a CDS encoding sporulation protein, protein MKKILASIGIGSATVDTVLPSTTVTPGETIDAEINISGGNAEQDISAIDLEIETRYETEEGYAEGTIDRLRLSDGFTIRPGQDEIRTTSIEIPYNTPVTIDRVDVWIETELEIDLALDPEDKDYLDVRPTPRMQALFDAAEDLGFSLRKSACQADPYGRYTTGRPFVQEFEFRPQSGPFAGRVDEIELVCDAGSDALAVTVEVDRRGGLLSEMTDMDERKTQITIRSTDRNQIANQLSEILERFS, encoded by the coding sequence ATGAAGAAGATCCTCGCAAGTATCGGTATCGGCTCAGCGACAGTCGATACTGTGTTGCCCTCTACGACAGTTACACCCGGCGAGACTATCGACGCCGAAATCAACATCAGTGGCGGCAACGCGGAACAGGATATCAGTGCTATCGATCTTGAAATTGAGACTCGATACGAGACCGAAGAGGGGTATGCAGAAGGAACGATTGACCGGCTGCGTCTCTCTGATGGATTCACGATCAGACCAGGACAAGACGAGATCCGCACGACATCGATCGAGATTCCGTACAACACGCCGGTAACGATCGATCGAGTCGACGTTTGGATCGAGACGGAACTGGAGATTGATCTCGCACTTGACCCTGAGGATAAGGATTATCTCGACGTCCGACCGACCCCCCGGATGCAGGCGTTGTTCGATGCGGCCGAGGACCTCGGATTTTCCCTGCGAAAGTCCGCGTGTCAAGCCGACCCGTATGGACGATACACAACGGGGAGACCGTTCGTTCAGGAGTTCGAATTCCGGCCCCAGAGTGGCCCATTCGCTGGCCGTGTCGACGAAATCGAACTGGTCTGTGATGCGGGCTCTGATGCGCTTGCGGTCACTGTCGAAGTGGACCGTCGCGGTGGTCTGCTCAGCGAGATGACTGACATGGACGAACGGAAAACACAGATCACCATTCGGAGCACGGACCGCAACCAGATCGCAAATCAGCTCAGCGAGATACTCGAACGCTTCTCCTGA
- a CDS encoding quinone-dependent dihydroorotate dehydrogenase has protein sequence MQIYDAVKPLLFRLPPETAHNTVHSVLGAVQETAVMKAISQRYRVDDPRLATTVFGHEFSNPIGVAAGFDKNAKIPSGLASLGFGHVEVGGVTAERQPGNPRPRLFRLSEDRALINRMGFNNHGANAVGARLARTRVDVPVGVNIGKSKSTPLSMAADDYRYTYNRVASSGDYFVVNVSSPNTPGLRELQNREHLEQILGTLQDAGATPLLVKLSPDLTDDAIEEALAVAADFGLDGIITTNTTTDRPDSLRSTNRAETGGLSGDPIEERATDAVRFVAERTTLPVIGVGGVSDARGAYAKIRAGASLVQLYTGFIYEGPSIARDINRGLVELLERDGFNSIEEAVGVDVA, from the coding sequence ATGCAGATCTACGACGCTGTCAAACCACTCTTGTTCAGGCTTCCTCCAGAAACGGCGCATAATACTGTCCATTCGGTGCTTGGCGCGGTACAGGAAACCGCTGTAATGAAGGCCATTTCTCAGCGATACCGAGTCGATGACCCACGGTTAGCAACGACAGTCTTCGGCCACGAATTCTCGAATCCCATCGGCGTTGCCGCTGGCTTCGATAAGAACGCCAAGATCCCATCCGGGCTTGCGAGCCTTGGATTCGGACACGTCGAAGTAGGAGGTGTAACCGCAGAGCGCCAGCCGGGAAATCCCAGACCACGTCTGTTCCGCCTCTCCGAAGACCGCGCGCTCATCAACCGCATGGGCTTCAATAATCACGGCGCGAACGCGGTCGGTGCTCGACTCGCGCGGACGCGTGTAGATGTCCCTGTCGGAGTCAACATCGGAAAATCAAAATCGACGCCGCTGTCGATGGCGGCCGACGATTATCGCTATACGTACAACCGCGTTGCATCGAGCGGCGATTACTTCGTGGTCAACGTTTCGAGTCCGAACACCCCTGGTTTGCGCGAGCTACAAAACCGCGAGCACCTCGAACAGATTCTGGGAACACTACAAGATGCGGGTGCCACACCACTTCTCGTTAAGCTCTCTCCAGACCTCACCGACGATGCGATCGAGGAAGCGCTGGCCGTCGCCGCCGATTTCGGGCTCGATGGGATTATCACGACGAATACAACGACCGACCGTCCCGATTCGCTCCGAAGTACCAATCGGGCGGAGACAGGCGGGCTGTCCGGTGACCCGATTGAAGAGCGGGCGACCGACGCAGTCCGGTTTGTCGCAGAGCGCACTACTCTCCCCGTCATCGGGGTCGGTGGTGTCTCGGATGCGCGAGGCGCGTACGCGAAGATCCGAGCCGGAGCATCTCTTGTTCAACTCTACACAGGATTCATCTACGAGGGACCATCGATTGCACGCGATATCAATCGTGGCCTCGTTGAATTATTAGAGCGCGACGGCTTCAACTCAATCGAGGAAGCCGTCGGAGTAGACGTAGCCTGA
- a CDS encoding tRNA(Ile)(2)-agmatinylcytidine synthase, whose protein sequence is MTVIGLDDTDSRDRGMCTTYVAHLIVERLREHDADAESSVGRPLLVRLNPAIKHKTRGNAALALHTTLDLDVALPIARDVVDRLAETEDPNTNPGVVAAPDPAEWNQLGAYDAVLAFSRAALRDRLTIADVERVLDVTGYRSESWGNGRGRIGALAAIGAWIGWNSKVDSVDEIFGDWTYECISYREPEQWGSRRTVDSDSIFRAATDGYPAVWDTVDRGEREAVCVPHTPCPILHGIRGDDPSECERIAKLIESEPVAAREIFVTNQGTDVHLRDGTIGSVADGRAYQVTGTITAPPETKRGGHVFLTIESENQGGDTTLQCAAFEPTKRFREHVRALRSGDRITACGEVSSGTLKLEKFAVRALTTTRRVTPTCPDCERRMKSAGRNQGYRCRDCGTSAEDKVDRPIERTLELGWYEVPPCARRHIAKPLIRGGFDAQTHPER, encoded by the coding sequence GTGACGGTTATCGGTCTCGATGACACCGATTCCCGCGATCGCGGGATGTGTACTACCTACGTTGCCCATCTGATCGTCGAGCGACTGCGCGAGCACGACGCTGATGCGGAATCGAGTGTCGGACGCCCGCTGCTCGTTCGTCTAAACCCTGCTATCAAACACAAGACGAGGGGAAACGCTGCGCTTGCATTGCACACGACGCTCGATCTTGATGTGGCGCTTCCGATTGCTCGTGACGTTGTCGACCGACTTGCCGAGACCGAGGATCCGAATACGAATCCGGGCGTCGTCGCTGCCCCTGATCCAGCAGAGTGGAATCAGCTCGGTGCGTACGACGCTGTTCTCGCGTTCTCACGGGCTGCACTCCGCGATCGCCTCACAATCGCTGATGTCGAACGCGTCCTCGATGTTACTGGCTATCGCTCCGAAAGCTGGGGTAACGGACGCGGACGAATCGGTGCGCTTGCTGCCATTGGTGCATGGATCGGATGGAACTCGAAGGTGGACTCTGTGGATGAGATTTTCGGTGATTGGACGTACGAATGTATCTCCTATCGGGAGCCTGAGCAGTGGGGCTCCCGACGGACGGTCGATTCTGATTCGATCTTTCGAGCTGCTACTGATGGCTATCCTGCGGTCTGGGATACAGTTGATCGCGGTGAACGCGAGGCGGTCTGTGTTCCCCATACCCCCTGTCCCATTCTTCACGGTATCCGTGGAGACGACCCCAGTGAGTGCGAACGCATCGCCAAGCTGATTGAGAGCGAACCGGTTGCTGCGCGCGAAATCTTCGTGACGAATCAGGGGACCGATGTCCATCTACGCGATGGTACGATTGGTTCGGTCGCGGACGGCCGCGCGTATCAGGTGACGGGAACGATCACAGCTCCACCCGAAACGAAGCGGGGTGGACACGTTTTTCTGACCATCGAAAGCGAGAATCAGGGTGGCGATACAACCCTCCAATGCGCCGCGTTCGAGCCAACAAAACGCTTTCGAGAGCATGTCCGCGCGCTCCGATCGGGCGACCGAATCACTGCTTGCGGGGAAGTTTCAAGTGGAACACTCAAGCTTGAGAAGTTCGCTGTTCGAGCGTTGACGACGACAAGACGCGTTACGCCAACCTGTCCGGACTGTGAACGACGGATGAAGAGTGCCGGTCGGAATCAGGGCTATCGCTGTCGCGACTGTGGAACGAGTGCAGAGGACAAGGTCGATCGACCGATCGAACGCACGCTTGAGTTAGGGTGGTACGAAGTGCCGCCCTGTGCCCGTCGCCACATCGCAAAACCGTTGATCCGTGGCGGGTTCGATGCACAGACCCATCCCGAGCGATAG
- a CDS encoding succinylglutamate desuccinylase/aspartoacylase family protein — protein sequence MTTLGTATACPGEIATGRLSVGEARDGSEISLPVAVINGQDEGKTLYIQAVSDGDELNGVGVIQQFVPRIDPSELSGQILIVGIVNYYGFQVGEHRNPIDDTKMNRAYPGDPNGMSSERIAHATFEAAMRADLILDLHQGSTSRMIDETRVRCGSRHRLHSDCLELAKVFDCGFILDQKGPDGQLARTAPDEGVPTIDPELGGSVGWDQESIEIGLRGVNRVLKYYGFIDGSIDIHPQTRANSFEQYGAPAGGLTSFHPDLGDYVSSGDPLFDVTDTFGRVKSTVTADSTGVFWRTRRLPQVATGEYVCSVGTDLDEY from the coding sequence ATGACGACGCTCGGCACCGCAACCGCCTGTCCCGGAGAAATTGCTACGGGACGGCTGTCTGTCGGGGAGGCTCGAGACGGCAGTGAGATCAGTCTCCCGGTCGCGGTGATCAACGGTCAAGACGAAGGCAAGACACTCTACATTCAGGCAGTGAGCGATGGTGACGAACTCAACGGTGTTGGGGTTATCCAACAATTTGTTCCACGGATTGATCCGAGCGAACTTTCCGGACAGATCCTCATCGTCGGTATTGTCAATTATTACGGCTTTCAAGTCGGAGAACACCGTAATCCTATCGACGATACGAAGATGAACCGGGCGTATCCGGGCGATCCAAACGGAATGTCCTCAGAGCGCATCGCTCACGCCACCTTCGAAGCCGCGATGCGGGCTGATCTCATTCTCGATCTGCATCAAGGTTCGACGAGTCGGATGATCGATGAGACGCGCGTCCGGTGTGGATCCCGGCACCGTCTTCACTCGGACTGTCTCGAACTCGCCAAGGTGTTTGACTGTGGATTCATTCTCGATCAGAAAGGCCCTGACGGGCAACTCGCGCGGACAGCACCCGATGAGGGCGTTCCGACGATTGATCCCGAACTCGGCGGCTCCGTTGGATGGGATCAAGAGAGCATCGAAATCGGCCTTCGCGGAGTGAACAGGGTGCTGAAATACTACGGCTTCATCGATGGGAGTATCGACATCCATCCTCAGACGCGGGCAAACAGCTTCGAACAGTACGGAGCCCCCGCAGGAGGATTAACGTCGTTTCATCCTGATCTCGGCGATTACGTCTCCAGCGGCGACCCACTGTTCGACGTCACAGACACGTTCGGTCGGGTGAAATCCACGGTGACCGCCGATTCGACCGGCGTTTTCTGGCGCACACGCCGCCTCCCGCAGGTTGCAACTGGTGAATACGTCTGCTCGGTCGGAACGGATCTCGATGAGTACTGA
- a CDS encoding transcriptional regulator, with amino-acid sequence MSRSALVGNVIAMLEDAGFLVSDRCAVRPKSFDIAARRSKDVILVKILGNIDSFDTATGTEMRRLGFYLDATPIVIGLRTRDEQLEPGVVYFRHGVPVLSPDTAMDLFVEEVPPLIYAAPGGLYVSIDGDVLADEREEREWSLGQLANELGVSRRTVSKYESGMNASVEVAVQLEELFNAPLTDPVDVFDPGDVHEDESTPDDPEVDPDDEQLVTVLTRVGFDVHPTLRSPFKAVSEDEREKVLTGHSAFNRTAEKRAKIMSSVGHVTRTTSVYVVDKTDRESVDATALIQRDEIEEIDDSDSLRELIRERAEEKETA; translated from the coding sequence ATGTCACGGTCTGCACTGGTCGGAAACGTGATAGCCATGCTCGAAGATGCGGGCTTTCTCGTGAGCGACCGGTGTGCTGTTCGTCCGAAGAGTTTCGATATTGCCGCCCGTCGTAGCAAGGATGTCATCCTTGTCAAGATTCTCGGTAATATCGACTCATTCGACACAGCCACAGGGACAGAGATGCGTCGGCTCGGGTTCTATCTCGATGCGACACCGATCGTCATTGGCCTTCGCACTCGCGATGAACAACTCGAACCGGGGGTCGTGTACTTCCGCCACGGCGTACCAGTTCTCAGCCCAGACACCGCAATGGATCTCTTCGTCGAAGAGGTCCCGCCGCTCATCTACGCTGCCCCCGGTGGGCTGTACGTAAGCATCGATGGGGATGTGCTCGCCGATGAACGCGAAGAGCGCGAGTGGAGCCTTGGCCAACTGGCGAACGAACTCGGCGTCTCGAGACGCACCGTTTCGAAGTACGAGAGCGGAATGAACGCAAGCGTCGAAGTAGCCGTACAGTTAGAAGAGCTGTTCAACGCTCCTCTCACGGATCCAGTCGATGTCTTCGATCCAGGGGACGTTCACGAGGACGAGTCGACACCCGACGATCCAGAAGTCGATCCAGACGACGAACAGCTCGTTACCGTCCTCACGCGCGTTGGGTTCGACGTACACCCAACGCTGCGCTCGCCGTTCAAAGCCGTCAGCGAGGACGAACGTGAGAAGGTGCTCACTGGTCACTCGGCGTTCAACCGGACTGCCGAAAAGCGCGCGAAGATCATGAGCTCAGTCGGCCACGTCACGCGAACAACATCCGTCTACGTCGTCGATAAAACGGACCGCGAATCGGTCGATGCCACAGCGCTCATCCAGCGCGACGAAATCGAAGAGATCGACGACAGCGACTCACTCAGAGAACTCATCCGCGAACGAGCAGAGGAAAAGGAAACAGCATAG
- a CDS encoding phenylalanine--tRNA ligase subunit alpha, protein MKLPRTQAIVLEAASATETRTIDTIADTVDENPTAVTRAAFELEEAGLLRVDEHTAESVTLTDEGERYFDDGLPENRLYWAAIESGADETPVSMGDLIEQSDLDGSEIDIALSNFARKGYGTIESGSVSVDAEADPDSDPEAAALPDIADGTGGYHSADVLDALERRGLMSREKTSVRSIALTDDGVTALMDGIEVADTVGQVTPDLLTNGEWRDVEFADYNVEADAETINGGKKHVLRRIGDRVKTVLVGMGFEEMDGPHVDADFWINDALFMPQDHPARTHWDRFALSAPERIDDLPEDLVERVRQAHLEGIEDGDGYHSPWDEEFARALALRGHTTSLSMRYLAGHSVGTLDPPQRYFSVEKVYRNDTLDATHLLEFFQIEGWVMAEDLSVRDLMGTFTEFYRRFGITDIRFKPHYNPYTEPSFELFGRHPTTDELIEIGNSGLFRPEVLEPLGVDCDVMAWGLALERLAMLITGAEDIRDLHGTLTDLDFLRNAEVIH, encoded by the coding sequence ATGAAACTTCCACGAACACAAGCCATCGTGCTCGAAGCAGCGAGCGCGACCGAGACACGAACGATCGATACGATCGCTGATACGGTCGATGAGAATCCGACGGCCGTTACCCGAGCAGCGTTCGAACTCGAAGAGGCTGGCCTGCTCCGCGTGGACGAACACACTGCGGAGTCTGTCACGCTCACTGACGAGGGCGAACGCTACTTCGATGATGGTCTCCCTGAGAACCGGCTCTATTGGGCCGCGATCGAATCCGGAGCAGACGAAACGCCTGTTTCGATGGGTGATCTCATCGAGCAGTCCGACCTCGACGGATCTGAGATAGATATTGCTCTTTCGAACTTTGCCCGCAAGGGCTACGGGACGATCGAAAGCGGTTCGGTGTCTGTCGATGCTGAGGCAGATCCTGACTCGGATCCAGAAGCCGCTGCGCTTCCCGATATCGCAGACGGAACGGGTGGGTATCACTCCGCCGACGTACTCGATGCATTGGAACGCCGGGGACTCATGAGTCGTGAGAAAACGTCTGTCCGGTCGATCGCGCTCACCGACGACGGCGTGACTGCGCTCATGGACGGTATCGAGGTCGCCGATACCGTCGGACAGGTCACACCAGATCTTCTGACAAACGGTGAGTGGCGAGATGTTGAGTTCGCAGATTACAACGTCGAAGCCGACGCCGAAACGATCAATGGCGGGAAAAAGCACGTCCTCCGCCGAATCGGAGATCGTGTCAAAACCGTTCTCGTTGGGATGGGATTCGAGGAGATGGATGGCCCGCACGTTGATGCCGACTTCTGGATCAACGACGCGTTGTTCATGCCGCAGGATCACCCAGCGCGCACTCACTGGGATCGTTTTGCGCTTTCTGCTCCCGAACGGATCGACGATCTTCCAGAGGATCTCGTCGAACGAGTCCGTCAGGCGCACCTTGAAGGTATCGAGGACGGTGACGGATATCATTCGCCGTGGGATGAAGAGTTCGCACGCGCGCTCGCGTTGCGCGGGCATACAACGTCACTATCGATGCGGTATCTCGCTGGACATTCGGTTGGAACGCTCGACCCGCCACAACGGTACTTCAGTGTCGAAAAGGTCTACCGCAACGACACACTCGATGCGACTCACCTCCTTGAGTTCTTCCAGATCGAAGGGTGGGTTATGGCAGAAGATCTCTCTGTACGGGATCTAATGGGGACGTTCACGGAGTTCTACCGACGATTCGGGATTACCGACATCCGATTCAAGCCCCACTACAACCCGTACACGGAGCCAAGCTTCGAGCTGTTCGGTCGACATCCAACGACGGATGAACTCATTGAGATCGGTAACAGTGGGTTGTTCCGTCCTGAGGTGCTCGAACCGCTCGGTGTCGATTGTGACGTGATGGCGTGGGGTCTCGCGCTCGAACGACTTGCAATGCTGATCACCGGAGCAGAGGATATCCGTGACTTGCATGGGACGCTCACAGATCTTGACTTCCTGCGGAACGCGGAGGTGATTCACTGA
- a CDS encoding threonine synthase: MSTETKLRCSSCDRTYRDRWRCECGAPLDIAGQPDPEKTDRFKTDIDPHEGLWTFDAFLSENRDSRISLGEGFTPSLTAPPPWNCQFKLEYVSPTGSFKDRGATTVLSRAVGLGVEHIVEDSSGNAGAAIATYAARAGLDCTIYVPAGVKPGKVQTIERAGATVIRVEGSREAVTEECIEAVEADTGWYASHAWNPSFFEGTATLAYELAYQRDWDVPDALVMPVGHGTLFLGAYRGFRALYDAGVTEKLPRLLGVQSAGYAPIASELHADVSGENDVADGIQIREPVRKDQILSAIEATNGDCIALGADAVETELESLHRHGFYVEPTSAIAPAALEPYREQGTITGDDEVVVPLTGSGLKT; the protein is encoded by the coding sequence ATGAGTACTGAAACGAAGCTTCGTTGTTCGTCCTGTGATCGAACCTACCGGGACCGCTGGCGATGTGAATGTGGCGCTCCACTGGACATAGCAGGGCAGCCTGACCCAGAGAAAACGGATCGGTTCAAAACCGATATCGATCCCCATGAGGGGCTGTGGACATTCGATGCGTTCCTCTCTGAGAACAGAGACAGTCGGATCAGTCTCGGCGAAGGATTTACGCCTTCACTCACGGCTCCACCTCCGTGGAACTGCCAGTTCAAACTGGAGTACGTCTCACCAACAGGGAGTTTCAAGGATCGGGGTGCTACAACGGTCCTCTCGCGTGCAGTGGGTCTCGGTGTCGAGCATATCGTCGAGGATTCGTCCGGCAACGCAGGAGCAGCGATCGCCACCTACGCTGCTCGCGCAGGGTTAGACTGCACTATCTACGTTCCCGCAGGCGTCAAGCCTGGCAAAGTACAAACCATAGAGCGAGCTGGCGCAACGGTCATCCGCGTCGAAGGCTCGCGTGAAGCCGTTACCGAAGAATGCATCGAGGCAGTAGAGGCAGATACGGGCTGGTACGCGAGCCACGCGTGGAACCCGTCCTTTTTCGAAGGCACAGCGACACTGGCGTACGAACTCGCCTACCAGCGCGACTGGGACGTTCCCGACGCACTCGTCATGCCAGTGGGACACGGCACGCTGTTTCTCGGTGCGTATCGGGGATTTCGTGCGCTTTACGATGCCGGAGTGACAGAGAAGCTGCCACGGCTCCTCGGTGTTCAGTCCGCCGGCTACGCACCCATTGCGAGCGAGTTGCACGCCGATGTATCGGGGGAAAATGACGTCGCCGATGGGATCCAGATACGAGAACCAGTGCGAAAGGATCAGATTCTGTCAGCCATCGAAGCGACAAACGGAGACTGCATCGCACTCGGCGCTGACGCAGTCGAAACCGAGCTCGAATCGCTGCACAGACATGGCTTCTACGTCGAACCAACGAGCGCTATCGCACCCGCTGCGCTCGAACCGTACCGCGAGCAGGGAACCATCACCGGCGACGATGAGGTCGTTGTCCCGCTGACCGGGAGCGGGCTAAAAACGTGA
- a CDS encoding glutathione S-transferase N-terminal domain-containing protein: MSSIELYELEGCPFCSKVKQKLDEIGLEYESHLVSRSHADRDEVKEASGQTGVPVLVDHEHDVEGMPESSDIIAYLEKTYGDSKRAETGA; the protein is encoded by the coding sequence ATGTCATCAATCGAACTCTACGAGCTCGAAGGATGCCCGTTCTGTTCGAAGGTTAAGCAGAAACTCGACGAAATCGGGCTTGAGTACGAATCGCACTTGGTGTCACGCTCCCACGCAGACCGAGATGAGGTCAAGGAGGCTAGCGGACAAACCGGTGTCCCAGTGCTCGTCGACCACGAACACGACGTCGAAGGAATGCCTGAATCGAGTGACATTATCGCGTATCTCGAAAAAACCTACGGCGATAGCAAACGAGCAGAAACAGGCGCTTGA